In Streptomyces rapamycinicus NRRL 5491, the genomic stretch AGCTTGCGGGTCTCGCCGATGCCGCCGATATGGCCGACGTCGGGCTGGATGATGTCGGCGGCCTGCGACTCGAACAGCTCGCGGAACTCGATCCGGTCGTGGATGCGCTCGCCCGTGGCGATCGGCAGCCGCGTCTTCTCCGCGACCTTCGCGAGCGCCTTGAGGTTCTCCGGCGGCACCGGCTCCTCCAGCCACGACGGATGGAACCGCTCCAGCTCGCCCGCGATCCTCACGGCGGTCGCCGGGCTGAACCGCCCGTGCATCTCCACCAGCAGCTCGGTCTCCGGGCCGATCGCGTCCCGTACGGCCTCCACGAGGGAGAGCGAGTGCAGGGTCTCGGCGTGGTCCAGCTCGAAGTGGCCGGTGCCGAAGGGGTCCAGCTTCAGCGCCCGGTAGCCGCGCTCGACCACCGTGGAGGCCGCCTTGTGGAACGCCTCGGGGGTGCGCTCGACGGTGTACCAGCCGTTGGCGTACGCCTTGACCCGGTCCGTCACCTTTCCGCCGAACAGCTGCCAGACGGGCACCCCGAGCGCCTTGCCCTTGATGTCCCAGCAGGCCATCTCCACACAGGCGATGCCGGACATCACGATCTCGCCCGCCCGGCCGTAGTCGCCGTACTTCATCCGCCGGACCAGGTCCTCCACCGCGAACGGGTCCGACCCGGCGAGGTGATTGGCCTCGGCCTCACGCAGATAGCCCAGCAGCGCATCGGTCCGCCCGAGCATGCGGGTCTCGCCGACGCCGGTGATCCCCTCGTCCGTATGGACCTGCACATACGTGAGATTGCGCCAGGGGGTGCCGACGACATGCGTACTGATACCGGTGATGCGCACAGCAATCGACCCTTCGCGATGTTCGATATTTCGTCACACGTTCGAAATCTTGACGTGACGGTAGTAAGCGCCCGTCAGGGGTGTCAATGGTTGTGCGGCGAATGACGTTCGAACGTGACAACCCATCATGACCGATCAAGAACCATCATGACCGATCATCTCGCAGGACGACATGGCTGCCGGAATGTTCGTTGAAGACGCCTGTGCGGCGCGGCTCAGCCCCTGGTGTGCGAGAGCAAACGGACCGGGGTGACCTCTTGTACATGAAGGACGGCATCGCACCAGTCCGCGAGCGATCCGCCGGAGAGGTGGTGGTCGGCGTCGTCGGCGGGGTCGTAGCGCGGACCGAGCAGGCGGGTCCTGGTCGGCGTATCGAGCCAGGTCCGCACGGGCGCCGGGCTGTCGGCGCGCGGGTCCAGGAGATAGGCGTCCAGCGCGGTGCCTCCCAGGATCGCGTCAGCGAACTCCGCCGGTGGCTCCGGTACCGGACCGGGGGCCATGCCGTGATGGAAGGTGAGGCCGATGGACACGTAACCGGCTCCGAAGCGCTCGCG encodes the following:
- a CDS encoding mandelate racemase/muconate lactonizing enzyme family protein: MRITGISTHVVGTPWRNLTYVQVHTDEGITGVGETRMLGRTDALLGYLREAEANHLAGSDPFAVEDLVRRMKYGDYGRAGEIVMSGIACVEMACWDIKGKALGVPVWQLFGGKVTDRVKAYANGWYTVERTPEAFHKAASTVVERGYRALKLDPFGTGHFELDHAETLHSLSLVEAVRDAIGPETELLVEMHGRFSPATAVRIAGELERFHPSWLEEPVPPENLKALAKVAEKTRLPIATGERIHDRIEFRELFESQAADIIQPDVGHIGGIGETRKLAATAETHYVLIAPHNVGGSVLTAASLQVAGCTPNFKILEHFNDFADAEIKKVVKGAPQVVDGYFQLSHEPGLGVDLDTDAAAEFPQQQAHFDLWAEGWEKRDPKGGRQ